Proteins found in one Pelmatolapia mariae isolate MD_Pm_ZW linkage group LG7, Pm_UMD_F_2, whole genome shotgun sequence genomic segment:
- the tmem86a gene encoding lysoplasmalogenase-like protein TMEM86A, whose amino-acid sequence MVSPVTVVKSEGPKLVPFFKATCVYFVLWLPTSSPSWFSALIKCLPIFCLWVFLLAHGFTFLCAHSSARKILAGLIFSALGDAFLIWQEQGYFVHGLLMFAITHILYSSAFGMKPINVRAGLVITAVSFLCYILLYPYLSGPFTYLVAVYIALIGFMGWRAIAGLQLANDLWTWTKLSACLGAVLFMVSDLTIAVNKFCFPVPHSRAIIMATYYAAQMLIALSAVECQDVEVARKRT is encoded by the exons ATGGTTTCTCCAGTAACAGTG GTCAAGAGTGAAGGCCCTAAATTGGTGCCATTCTTCAAAGCAACCTGTGTATACTTTGTCCTGTGGCTGCCCACCTCAAGCCCATCTTGGTTCAGCGCCCTGATCAAATGCCTGCCCATCTTCTGCCTGTGGGTGTTTTTGCTGGCTCATGGCTTCACCTTTCTCTGTGCTCACTCCAGTGCCCGCAAGATCTTGGCTGGCCTAATCTTTTCTGCTCTGGGTGATGCCTTTCTCATCTGGCAGGAGCAGGGCTACTTTGTCCATG GCCTTCTGATGTTTGCCATTACCCATATACTCTACTCTTCTGCTTTTGGGATGAAGCCCATTAATGTGCGTGCTGGGCTGGTGATCACTGCTGTATCCTTTCTGTGCTATATCCTGCTGTACCCCTACCTCTCTGGCCCCTTCACCTACTTGGTGGCCGTCTACATCGCCCTAATTGGTTTCATGGGCTGGAGGGCCATCGCAGGTTTGCAGCTGGCGAATGACCTGTGGACCTGGACCAAGTTGTCTGCCTGCCTGGGTGCCGTGCTCTTCATGGTCTCCGACCTCACCATTGCAGTCAACAAGTTCTGCTTCCCTGTGCCCCATTCGCGAGCCATCATCATGGCCACCTACTACGCTGCCCAGATGCTCATAGCGCTGTCAGCTGTTGAGTGCCAGGACGTGGAGGTGGCCAGGAAGAGAACATGA
- the spty2d1 gene encoding protein SPT2 homolog: MMDFDNILNIASQNQGLGSVQKRYSLQAGPPKKDPKSKGVNPAAVQALLKKQVTENKKKELEMKKQKEELLAKRVELKSDRKARAMASRTKDNFKGYNGVPVVEVPKKRRSKHDMQEDDLNGGSFRNNKIDPEDDEDNYEYEQTDSEPESEPEPLRPGRIAGNSGSNSSSGKTSSKKNNGPPKPPAPSMNFADLLKLAEKKQFEPVDLKPKVVKKEERLRTADEIKELEMERKAKKQDKDKNSKADRGRDGKSQSGYSSSQKNTFEREQKNSRPQKICLEKQSVPSGSMKKSQPTVINDTGLSFSKLSGSDRERERTKMSCSDKEKSKTSLSNSSGVINSKVPSKAMSSQVLAKQGAPKPSSSHKSSTLSDLSFRRESSSLLQGKVSGIPGNRPSGTAGTGQNSKQVSSQQIKPSQGSSSKQGPTNGGPKFGRGEPPRSGMNSAAKSGGNSVMRPSLSGPPKAGSQPQSKTGGTSGSVPKARPGGSGLQGHPGSIVSRPQGSGPGRPGSGGLVPGRPTSSSGLGPGRPKCTVVSETISSKNVGGPRPGMPPRPGMPPRPGMPPRPGMPPRPMMPQRPMMPQRPMMPQRPMMPQRPMMNRPPGPMLPPITSAYKRKYEDEEDEYDSEMDDFIDDGGEEQEEISKHIKEIFGYDRTRYRDESDYALKFMESSWKDLQKEEARSLRMAVQEDLEEERKEEEELKRKNVKRKKMN; encoded by the exons ATGATGGATTTTGATAACATATTGAACATCGCCTCACAAAACCAGGGCCTCGGCAGTGTACAG AAGAGATACAGTTTACAAGCTGGACCCCCGAAAAAGGACCCAAAGTCAAAGGGTGTAAATCCTGCTGCTGTGCAGGCACTTCTGAAGAAGCAagtcactgaaaacaaaaagaaag AATTGGAAATGAAGAAACAGAAAGAGGAGCTATTAGCCAAGAGGGTTGAGTTAAAGTCAGACCGTAAAGCGCGCGCCATGGCCTCCCGAACTAAGGACAATTTCAAAGGCTACAATGGTGTCCCAGTGGTAGAGGTTCCCAAAAAGAGGAGATCAAAACATGATATGCAGGAAGATGACTTGAatgggggaagttttaggaataATAAAATTGACCCAGAGGATGATGAGGACAACTACGAGTATGAACAGACAGATTCAGAGCCAGAGTCCGAGCCCGAGCCACTGAGGCCTGGGAGAATAGCGGGTAATAGTGGCAGTAATAGTAGTAGTGGCAAAACCtcttctaaaaaaaacaatgggCCACCCAAGCCCCCTGCACCTTCTATGAACTTTGCTGACTTGCTCAAATTGGCAGAAAAGAAACAGTTTGAACCAGTTGATCTAAAACCCAAGGTagtgaaaaaggaagaaaggcTGCGCACAGCAGATGAGATAAAGGAACTGGAGATGGAGCGCAAGGCTAAGaaacaagacaaagacaaaaactcaaaggcagacagaggaagagATGGGAAGTCTCAGTCTGGTTATAGTTCAAGtcaaaaaaacacttttgagaGGGAACAGAAGAACAGCAGACCACAAAAGATCTGcttagaaaaacaaagtgtGCCCAGTGGGTCAATGAAGAAGTCACAACCAACAGTAATTAATGATACAGGCCTCTCTTTTTCCAAACTCTCTGGTAGTgatagagaaagagaaagaaccAAGATGTCTTGCAGTGATAAAGAAAAATCCAAGACAAGCTTGTCTAATTCATCAGGTGTCATAAACAGTAAAGTACCTTCAAAAGCCATGTCATCTCAGGTTTTAGCCAAACAAGGTGCACCAAAGCCCTCGTCTAGCCACAAATCCAGCACCTTAAGTGACCTTAGCTTCAGAAGAGAAAGCTCGTCATTACTTCAAGGAAAAGTTTCAGGTATTCCTGGTAACAGGCCTTCTGGTACAGCTGGCACAGGCCAGAATTCCAAACAGGTGAGTTCTCAACAGATTAAGCCTAGTCAGGGTAGCTCCTCAAAGCAGGGACCCACAAATGGAGGCCCAAAGTTTGGAAGGGGAGAACCACCACGGTCTGGAATGAATTCTGCAGCAAAATCAGGTGGAAATTCAGTGATGAGACCTTCTTTGAGTGGCCCTCCTAAGGCAGGGAGCCAACCTCAGTCAAAAACTGGAGGAACATCTGGTAGTGTGCCAAAGGCCAGGCCTGGTGGTAGTGGCCTGCAAGGTCATCCTGGAAGTATTGTATCCCGACCTCAAGGAAGTGGACCAGGTCGGCCTGGCAGTGGAGGACTTGTACCAGGAAGACCAACTAGCAGTAGTGGATTAGGACCTGGAAGACCAAAGTGCACTGTAGTCTCAGAGACCATCTCATCCAAGAATGTTGGTGGACCCAGGCCAGGCATGCCACCTCGGCCGGGGATGCCACCTCGGCCGGGGATGCCACCTCGGCCGGGGATGCCACCGAGACCTATGATGCCACAGAGACCTATGATGCCACAGAGACCTATGATGCCACAGAGACCTATGATGCCACAGAGACCTATGATGAACAGACCACCAG GACCAATGCTGCCACCTATCACATCTGCATACAAGAGGAAATATGAGGATGAGGAAGATGAGTATGACTCAGAAATGGATGATTTTATTGATGATGGAggtgaggagcaggaggaaaTTTCTAAGCACATAAAGGAAATCTTTGGCTATGATCGAACCAG ATACAGAGATGAGAGTGACTATGCACTAAAATTCatggagagcagctggaaagattTGCAGAAAGAAGAAGCTAGGAG CCTGAGAATGGCTGTGCAGGAGGATCTGGAGGAGGAAagaaaggaggaagaagagctgaaaagaaaaaacgtcaagaggaaaaaaatgaactga
- the uevld gene encoding ubiquitin-conjugating enzyme E2 variant 3, with product MDLTPEKIQRILSKYKFRDVAVEELEKIYRIYPGMKPSTGTYTFSDSTQKDLLKLTGTIPVQYEGRSYNFPIQLWLLDSFPFTPPICHLKPTSNMVIREGKHVDARGRIHLPGLHNWDHPKSSVVGLLNEMVTKFQEDPPLSSKTTADNKDPHELLAFVSNFRISDGGISHHDQPINKVSVIGGGDLGMASVMSILSKCKVDKLVFIDVAESSTKGGSTDLEIFSLPNVEVSRDISASAGSRVVVVTANAWSSEQSYVTVVQTNVDLYRGIIPNLARLSPSAVMLIASQPVDIMTHIAWRQSGLPPTHVIGAGCNLDSERLSHVMDINLNTHKPAWVIGELSDNKIAVMSNSGLNSNAPPEIAQGSSSTKPLLDRAFEIMKNRGQRSWSVGLSIADITNSVLTDKKKVHSVSTLAQGWGGIAVEVFLSLPCIMGVNGSTRLAGVSLGQEEDSKLRNSVTSLSNLMAQLRI from the exons ATGGACCTCACGCCAGAGAAAATCCAGCGGATTCTTTCGAAG TACAAATTTCgtgatgttgctgttgaggaGTTGGAGAAAATCTATCGAATCTATCCTGGGATGAAGCCATCCACAGGCACATACA CATTTAGTGACAGCACCCAAAAAGACCTTCTGAAATTAACTGGCACCATCCCGGTCCAATATGAAG GTCGCTCCTACAACTTCCCCATTCAGCTGTGGCTGTTGGACTCCTTCCCCTTCACTCCTCCCATATGCCACCTGAAACCCACTTCTAACATGGTCATCAGAGAGGGCAAGCACGTTGATGCCCGTGGACGTATCCACCTACCTGGCCTTCACAACTGGGATCAT CCAAAGTCATCTGTGGTGGGTCTTCTGAATGAGATGGTTACCAAATTTCAGGAAGACCCTCCATTGTCCTCAAAGACCACAGCAGACAACAAAGATCCCCATGAGCTCCTGGCGTTTGTCTCCAATTTCCGTATCAGTGATG GTGGAATCAGCCATCACGATCAACCAATCAATAAAGTCTCAGTTATTGGGGGAGGAGATTTAGGAATGGCATCAGTGATGAGCATTTTATCCAAG TGTAAAGTGGATAAACTGGTTTTCATTGACGTTGCTGAGAGTTCCACTAAGGGTGGAAGTACAGATCTGGAGATTTTTAGTCTGCCAAATGTTGAAGTATCCAGAG ATATTTCAGCCTCTGCAGGCTCCAGGGTGGTCGTGGTGACTGCAAACGCATGGAGCAGTGAACAGTCGTATGTCACCGTGGTACAGACCAACGTTGACTTGTACAGAGGAATAATTCCCAATCTGGCACGTCTCAGCCCTAGTGCAGTGATGCTAATTGCATCACAACCAG tGGACATCATGACCCACATTGCCTGGAGGCAGAGTGGCTTGCCTCCAACACATGTGATTGGAGCAGGGTGTAACCTGGACTCGGAGCGACTCAGTCATGTCATGGATATCaacctgaacacacacaaaccagcCTGGGTCATAGGAGAACTTTCAGATAACAAAA TTGCTGTGATGAGTAACTCTGGGTTGAACTCCAATGCACCACCTGAGATTGCCCAAGGATCCAGCTCTACCAAACCACTGTTAGACAG AGCCTTTGAGATCATGAAAAATCGAGGCCAGCGGTCATGGTCGGTGGGTCTTTCTATCGCCGACATTACAAATAGTGTCCTGACAGATAAGAAGAAGGTGCACTCTGTCTCCACACTTGCTCAG GGTTGGGGTGGCATAGCTGTAGAGGTGTTCCTCAGTCTGCCGTGCATTATGGGAGTAAATGGTTCCACACGCCTAGCTGGAGTGTCACTGGGACAGGAAGAAGACTCCAAACTAAGGAACAGCGTTACCTCCCTTTCCAACCTCATGGCTCAACTTAGGATATGA